The stretch of DNA TGCTCGGTCAGCGTGCCGAACAGACGGAGCCGGGAGATGCCTCCGTCCGGGAAGATGTCCACGCGCGCGTGCGTGCCGACGGCCGCCGCGGGCAGCACGAAGCGGTGGTTGGTGTCGGGCTGGAGACGGGTGCGCGGCAGGATCTCCGTCCACTCGCCGTCCTCCCCGTCCTTGACGGAGACCGACGCCCAGCCGGCGCTGTTGCCCTTGAGGTAGGCGGTGTCGATCTCCAGGGCGCGGATCTCGGTGTGCCCGGCGAGACGGTAGCTGATCCAGTCGTTGCCCTGGTCGCGGCGGCGGCGGGTCTCCCAGCCGTCGTCCATCTTGCGGGAACGGCCCGGCTGGATGGTGTTGGTGGCCGGCGAGTAGAAGAGGTTGGAGGCGTCCACGACGCTGCCGCCGTTCTCCAGCGCCACCACGTCGAAGGTGCCGAGCGCGGCCAGCCACGCGGGGTCGGGCACGACCTCGCCGTACACCCGCAGGCGCGCGACGCCGCCGTCGGGGTGCTGCTTGAGACGCAGGTGCGTGAAGCGCTGCTCGGCGTTCACCTCGAAGCCGTTGTCCGCGTGGCCGCCGACGGCGGTGCGCGGGACGAGGGTCGTCCACTTGACGTCGTCGGCGAGGAGTTCCTCGGGCGTGGGGGCGCCGTCGACCGAGGTGCCCTCGACGGAGACGGCCTGCGGGTAGTTGCCGCGGAAGTGGGCGGTGTCCACGACGATGCCGCGGACGACGCCGGGCGCGCCGAGCCGGATCAGCGCCCAGTCGTGGTCGTCCTCGGTGGGCCAGGGGTGCTCGGCCGAGACGCCGCGCCGGCGGCGGGTCTCCCAGCCGTCCATGACCTTGCCCTTGTGCCCGAAGTCCTCGGGGTCGAACTCGGCCCGCTCGGGCACCAGCAGGTTCTCGCGCTGGGCGAAGAACTCGTCGTTGGCGGCGATGACACCCGCGCCGAGCCGGCGGTCGGCCAGGTTGGCGTGCCTGGTGAAGGGGAAGTCGGCCGTACGGAAGTCGGCGTACGGGTCGCCGCCGCCGTAGGGGTTCGCGTCGCCGGTGAAGCTCAGGGTCGCCGTCACGGTGATCAGTTCGTCCTTTCCAGAAGTCGGCCGGTGGGTTCGGTGAAGTGGCCGTCGAGCGCAGGGCCGTAGATGCGCTCGCCGCGCAGCCAGGTGGATTTCACGACACCGCGCAGGGTCTTGCCCGCGTACGCGGTGATGCGGTTGCGGTGCTGGAGCGCGGCGGGGTCGACGGTGAAGGTCTCGTCGGTGGCCAGGACCGCGAAGTCGGCGTCCCGGCCGGGCGCGATGGCGCCCTTGCGGTCCAGACCGGCGAGGTTCGCGGTGCGTTCGGACATCCACCGGACCACGTCCTCGATGCCGTGGCCGCGCCGGGCCGCCTCGGTCCAGATGGCCGGCAGGCTCAGCTGGAGCGAGGATATGCCGCCCCAGGCGGTGGCGAAGTCGGCCGTCTTGAGGTCCACGGTGGACGGCGAGTGGTCGGTGACGACGCAGTCGATGGTGCCGTCGGCGAGCGCGGCCCACAGCAGGTCCTGGTTGGCGGCCTCGCGGATCGGCGGGCAGCACTTGAACTCGCTGGCCCCGTCGGGCACTTCCTCGGCGGTGAGGGTGAGGTAGTGCGGGCAGGTCTCGACGCTGAGGCGAACGCCCTCGCGCTTGGCGGCGGCGATCAGCGGCAGTGCGCCGGAGGACGACAGGTGCAGGATGTGGACCCGCGCGCCGAGCCGGCGGGCCAGGGCGATGAGCCCGTCGATGGCGCTGTCCTCGGAGACCTGGGGGCGGGTCTGCAGGAAGTCGGCGTACTTCGGACCGCTCAACCGGGGGGCGAGCCCGAGTTCGTGCGGGTCCTCCGCGTGCACGATGAGCAGCCCGCCGAAGCCCGCGATCTCCGCCATGGACGCGGTCAGCTGGTCGTGGTTCAGCTCCGGGAACTCGTCGACCCCGGACGGGGACAGGAAGCACTTGAAGCCGAAGACGCCCGCGTCGTGCAGCGGCCGCAGGTCCTTGACGTTGTCCGGGAGCGCGCCGCCCCAGAACCCGACGTCGATGTGGGCCTTGCTGCGGGCCACCTCCCGCTTGACGCGCAGGTTGTCGACGGTGGTCGTCGGCGGCAGCGAGTTGAGGGGCATGTCGACGAGGGTGGTGATGCCTCCGGCGGCGGCCGCCCGGGTGGCCGTCCAGAAGCCCTCCCAGTCGCTGCGCCCGGGGTCGTTCACATGGACATGGGTGTCGACGAGGCCGGGCAGCAGAGCGTCGTCACCGACGTCCTCAAGCCACGCTCCCGCCGGAACCTCGGCGTCGTGCGGCAGCACCGCCACGATCCGGCCGTCGGCGACGGTGACGGACGCGGGGCGCACGCCCTCGGGGGTGACGACGCGTGTGGAGCGCAGTACGAGCTGTACGTCGGGCAACGGACGCCCCTCCTCTGGTGCTGTTCCTCTATTCACTGTCACTCACCCGCAAGGCAAGCAATATTCCGGAGAGCGGAAACAAGTTTCCTGTAGACGGAGTCTTCATGGCCGAACCTCATGAGTCAAGACCTTCTTGGCGGAGCGGACCTCGTCGCGGCGGCCTGCGCGGGCCTCGTGCGACCTGCGTCAACGCGTGCGCGGGGGCCAGTTGACCATGCGCTTGGGCCGCGGCGGCGCGTATGTGCGCACCTTGGAGGTGGACAGGCCGAGCCGGACGAGGGACTCGGCGATCGTCACGGCGGCGGTCACGCCGTCGACGACCGGGACGCCGGTGCGCTCGACGACGCGCTCGGTGAGCCCGGACATGCCCCCGCAGCCGAGGCAGATCACCTCAGCCCGGTCCTCCTCCACCGCGCGGGCGGCCTGTTCGGCGATCGCGGCGACGGCGGCCTTCTCGTCCCGCTCCAGATCGAGCACGGCGAGCCCGCTGGCCCGCACGGAGGCGCACCGGGCGCTCAGCCCGGCGATGTGGAGGCGCTCCTCGATCAGCGGGACCGTGCGGTCCAGGCTGGTGACGACGGAGTAGGAGCGGCCGAGGAACTGGGCGGTGCTCGCGGCGGCCTCGGTGATGTCGACGACGGGTACGTCGAGCAGCTCCTGAAGGCCCTCGCGGCCGTGCTCGCCGTATCCGGCCTGGATCACGGCGTCGAAGGGTCCGGGATGGGCGCGGACGGCCTCCATCACGGCGATGGCGGCGAGGTAGCTCTCGTAGTTGCCCTCCACGGACTCCGCTCCGAAGGACGGGGTCAGCGGGACGATCTCGGTGCCGGGGGACGCCGCACCCGCCGCCTGTTCACCGATCGAGTCGGTGATGGACTGCGTGGTGTTGACGTTCACGACGAGGATGCGCATGGTTCGCTTTCTGGGTGGTCCTGCTGGACGGCTCGTTCGTGGCTGATCCACGGCTGGTTCGTGGCCGGTTCGCGGCTCATTCGGCGGCGACCGCGATGGCCTCGCCGTCCACGTCGTGGATCAGGGCGCCGCGGTCGGCGATGACCGTGTAGAAGACGGCGGCGAGGATGGCGCCGACGAACCAGGAGAAGCCGGCCACGGCGTGGAAGACCGGCACCAGGGCGAGGACGACGGCGATGGCCGCGGACGGCACGAAGGCCCAGACGGCCCGCGGGTTGTAGCCGCGGCGGTAGTGGTACTCGCCCTGCGCGTCCTCGGTGTAGAGGTCGGGCACGTTGATCCGGGCCCTGCGCAGCAGCCAGTAGTCCGCCATGATCACGCCGAAGAGGGGCCCGAGCAGGGCGCCGAGTCCGCCGAGGAAGTACTCCACCGCGATCGGGCTGTTGTAGAGGTTCCACGGCGTGATCACCAGGCCGGCGATCGCGCTCACGAGGCCGGCGCGGCGGAAGTTCAGCCGGTGCGGGAAGAGGTTGACCAGGGCGTAGATCGGTGCCACGAAGTTGGCCAGCAGGTTCACCGCGACGGTCAGGGCGATGAGGGCGAGCGAGGCCGCGGCCAGCAGGATCATGTTCGGGATGGTGCGGACGATGTCCGTGGGGCTGGTGATGATCTGCCCGTCGAGCTTGAACTGCGCGCCGCTGAGCACCGCCACGATGACGGCGAAGAAGAGCATGTTCACCGGGATGCCGATCACGTTGCCGCGGACGATGGAGGCGCGGCTCCTGGCCGACCGGGTGAAGTCGCAGAAGTTCAGTACGAAGGTGCCGTAGATCACCACCCACAGGGCGGCGCCCTGGAAGATGTGCAGCCACATCGCGCCGCCGGTGAGCGCGGCGCCGTCGGACAGGGAGATCGATCCGCCGGCCCGGAAGAACATCCAGGCGGCCAGGGCGGACATGGTGATCAGCGTGGTGGGCGCGGCGAAGGCCATGTAGCGCCGGATCATCTGCATGCCGTAGCTCACGATGAGCACCTGGAGCACCCAGAGGGCCATGAAGGTGAGCCAGCCGAGCAGGGTCTGGCCGAGCACGGAATGCGCCTGGAGCCGGCTCAGGCCGGGGAACAGGGCCACCAGCAGCGCGCTCAGGACGGCGGAGGCGAGGTAGGTCTGGATGCCGAACCAGGCGATGGCGACGGCGCCGCGGACGCCGGCCGGTATCTTCGCGCCCTTGATGCCGAAGGCGATGCGGCTCATGACGGGAAACGGGACGCCCGTCTTGTGTCCCATGAACCCGGACAGGGTGAGCAGCAGGAAGAGCAGGACGGAGGCGAGTGCGAAGGCGGCCAGGATGCCCCACACGTTCAGGCCGAGCGCGAACAGACCGATCGCGAAGGCGTAGTTTCCGAGGCTGTGCACATCGTTGGCCCAGAGCGTGAAGACGTTGTAGGCGCCCCAGCGGCGCCCTTCTTTCTTCGTGGGGGCGAGATCGTACGTGTACAGGCCGGAACTGGCTGTGTTGCCTGTGTTGCCGGTATCCACGGACGATCGGTCATCCACAGCAGGAGGCATAGGGGGCTCCCGGGGAGGGGAAAGTGGGGGAACGTTCGGTGTTTTCCACAGAACGGAAGTAAACTTCCGGTGGCCAGAACGTAGTTTTCACCGAGAGCACCGTCAAGAGCCCGACCGCAATGCAGACAAGGATATGGACAAACCCTTGCTGATCGGTAGGAACATCCCGTGACGGACCTCGGTAGGCATCCGACCAGGCCGGTAGCATGCGGCCACACCCGCAGAAAGGAATGCGACGTGCCGCCGTCAGACGAGCGCAAGTCCTCCGCCTCCGCCGGCCCCGCCGCCACCGGTGGGGTCCAGTCCCTCGAGCGTGCCTTCGACCTGCTCGAGCGGATGGCGGACGCCGGGGGCGAGGTGGGTCTGAGCGAGCTCTCCGCCGCGAGCGGTCTGCCGCTGCCCACCATCCACCGGCTGATGCGGACCCTGGTCGCCTGCGGCTATGTGCGGCAGCAGCCGAACCGGCGGTACTCGCTCGGTCCCCGCCTCATCCGCCTCGGCGAGTCCGCCTCGCGGCTGCTCGGCACTTGGGCGCGGCCGTACCTGGCACGGCTGGTGGAGGAGACCGGCGAGACCGCGAACATGGCACTGCTGGACGGGGACGAGATCGTCTACGTGGCGCAGGTGCCGTCCAAGCACTCCATGCGGATGTTCACCGAGGTGGGCCGCAGGGTGCTGCCGCACTCCACGGGCGTCGGCAAGGCCCTGCTGGCGCACACGTCCGACAACGAGGTGCGCGCGCTGCTGGCCCGCACCGGCATGCCGGCCGCCACGGACAAGACGATAACCACCCCGGACGGCTTCCTGGCGGCCCTGCAGGACGTCCGCCGGCTCGGCTACGCGGTCGACGACAACGAGCAGGAGATCGGGGTCCGCTGCCTCGCGGTCACCGTCCCCGACAGCCCCACCGCCGCGGCGATCTCCATCTCCGGCCCTGCGGGCCGGGTCACGGACACGGCGACGGAACGGATCGTCCCGGTCCTCCAGCAGGTGGCGAGAGAACTGTCCAAGGCCCTCGCCAGCTCGGGCCCGGCGGCCTGATTCCCGGCCCGCCGGCAGCCGGTCGGCGCATCCCGCCCACGGACGTGCGCGTCCCCGCCCGCGGGCGGGGACGCGCACGCAGTGACGGACCGCCGGCCGGGCGGCCCGAAGGGGCTGGGCCCCGGCCGGCCCCTGCCCCCGGCCCGCCCCTGCCCCCGGCCGGGGCCGGCACGCACCACCGGCCAACCGGCTCCACCCCGGCCGCCCCGGTTCCCGCCCCCCACCACCGGGCCGGCCGCCGCCCTCAGGCCCTTCCTCGTTCGCCCAGTCGGTGTCCCGAATCACCGGGGCGGTCGGCGGCTGGAGGGGCCAGCCGTCCGTCTCTCATCTCCCGCACCGCGTCCGCCGCGCCCAGGTGGGTGCGGTCGTGGGTGACGAGGACGGTCGCCGTGCCGCGGGCACGGGTGAGGCTGGTCAGCAGGTCGAGGACGGCCGCGCCGCGTTCGTGGTCGAGGGCGCTGGTGGGCTCGTCGACCAGGAGGACGGAAGGGTCGTTCATCAGCGCACGGGCGATGTTGACACGCTGGCGCTGACCGCCGGAGAGCTGGTGCGGGCGCCGGTGCGCCCGGTCGGCGAGGCCCACGGCGGCCAGGAGTTCGCGGACCCGGCCCGCCGCCGCCCGGCGGCCGTCCAGGCGGGCCATCACCTCCAGCTGCTCCGCCGCCGTCAGCGACGGCAGCAGGTTGGGCTGCTGGAAGACGATCCCGATGCCGCGGCGGCGCAGCACCGCCCGCTCCGCGGCGCTCAGCTCCCCGGTCGGCGTACCGTCCACGCATACGCGTCCGCTGTCCGGCGTGATCAGCGTGGCCGCGACCGCGAGCAGGCTGGACTTGCCCGAGCCGGACGGCCCGGCCACCGCCGTGACCGTGCCCGCGGGCACCTCCAGGCGTACCCGGTCCAGGGCGGTGAGCCTGCCGTCGCCGTCGGGATAGGTCAGGGTGATGTCGTCGAGGAGCAGGCTCATCGCACGCCTCCCAGCGCGGTCAGCGGGTCGACGGCGGTGATCCGCCGGACGGAGAGGCCGGCGCCCAGCACGCCCAGGGCGGCCATCACCGCGGCGGGCAGCAGGACGGTCGGCAGGTCGAGCACGAAGGGAATCGCGCCGCCCCGTACCAGGGCACCGGTCAGGGCCGCGAGCCCGGTGCCGAGCAGCGTCCCGGCGGCGAGCAGCACCGCGGCCTGTCCCAGCGCGTCGCGCAACAGGTGGCCGGTGGAGGCCCCGAGCGCCTTGAGTACGGCGATGTCGGGGGACCGCTGGATCGTCCACACCGTGAAGAACGCCCCGACGACCAGCGCGGAGATGGCGAACAGGAAACCGCGCATCAGTTGCAGCGAGCCGTTCTCGGCCTGGTAGGAGCCGATCGCGGTCAGCGCGTCGTCCTTGGCGAGGGTCTTCGTGCCGGCGCTCCGGTCCCCGGCCGGAACGTCGGCGCCCCGCGTGCGCAGCGCGATCACGGTCGCCCGGCCGCCGTCCCACGCCGTCCACACCACGGGCGTGTGGCTGTAGGAGGCACCGCCCGTCACGGCCGCCACGGTCCGGACGGCGGAGCCGAGACGGACCCGGTCCCCGGCGGCGACGCCGAGTGCGGACGCCGCCTCGGCGGAGAGCACGGCCCGCCCGGGCGCCACGCCGTCCGGTGAGATGCCGGCCGCCGGGCGTACGGCGAACACGGACACCGCCGCCGTACGGCTCCCGGCGGCCGCGTCGAGCGTGCGGATCGCGACCGGCTCCGCGTACGGGACGCGTTCCGCCCACCGCCGGACGGCCTCCGGCGGCAGCGAGGAACCGGTGAACGACACCGGCCGGCCGCCGGGTGGCGCGGCGAAGGCGAGGTGGTCGGCGGGCAGGCCCTTCACCGCCGAGACGTTCTCCTCGGCCAGCCCGGCGGTGAGCCCGGACAACAGCCCCACGAGCAGGGTGATCAGTGTGACCACGGCTCCCATCAGGGCGAACCGCCCCTTGGCGAAGCGCAGGTCTCTCCATGCGACGAACATGTCCTCCACCCTGCGCGGCACCGCCCCCGCCGGGCATCGCGCCGAGGCACGGCTGCCGCGGATCGAAGGACGCACCCGTCTTTCGAACTTTCGGTTGACCGGCGTCCCGCCCGGCCCGCCTACCCTGGACCCGTCATGGATGTCCGCACCCACTCTTCCGTCGTCGTCACCCTGCGCCTGTGCCTGTACGCGCTGTTCGCAGGCCTGCTGGCGCTCGCCGCGGTTCGCGCGCCGAGTCCTGCCACTGTGGTGGCGGCTCTCGGCACGGGCGCGGTGTTCGCCTGGGGTGTGCTGCGCCCGGCGGTGCAGCGCTCCCGGCGTGCGGCGGCGATGTGGCTGGCGGCGCTCGGCGTGGCCTGGCTGGTGCTGCTCGCGTTCTCTCCCGAGGCCCTGTGGGCGGCCTTCCCGCTGTACTTCCTGCAACTGCACCTGCTGCCGGTGCGCTGGAGCCTGCCCGCGGTCGCCGCGACCGCGGGCGCGGCCATCGTCGGTTTCATCGGGCACGGGGGGCAGATCACCGCGGGCGCGTTCATCGGCCCGCTGCTCGGCGCGGCGGTCGCCGTCGCCACGGTCCTCGGCTACGAGGCCCTGTACCGGGAGAGCGAGCGGCGCCGTGAGCTGATCGAGGAGCTGGTGGCCACCCGCGCCGAGCTGGCCGGCGCCGAGCGCACCGCCGGCACGCTGGCGGAGCGGGAGCGGCTGGCCCGGGAGATCCACGACACGCTCGCCCAGGGCCTGTCCAGCATCCAGCTGCTGCTGCGTGCCGCCCAGCGTGCGCTGCCCGACGGCTCCCCGGCCGCCGCGCACATCGAGCAGGCCCGCGCGACCGCGCAGGACAACCTCGCCGAGGCCCGCCGCTTCGTGCACGCGCTGACCCCGCCCGACCTGGAACGCGGCTCACTGGCCGGAGCCCTGGAACGGCTGTGCTCGGGCGTGGCCGCGCCGACCAAGGTCCGCTTCACGATGAGCGGCGCTCCGGCCGAGCTGCCCACCCCCTACGAGGTGGCGCTGCTCCGGATCGCCCAGTCGGCGCTCGGCAACACCCTGCGGCACGCCCGCGCCCACCGCGCGGAGATCACCCTGAGCTTCATGGACACGGCGGTGGCGTTGGACGTCGTCGACGACGGCGCGGGTTTCGATCCCGGCGCCGGGCACACCGCCGCACGGCCCGACCGGGCGGCGGACGGCGGTTTCGGGCTGCCCGCGATGCGCTCGCGGGCCGAGGCGCTGGGCGGGACGTTCGCCGTGGAGTCGGCGCCCGGCCAGGGCACCGCGGTGGCGGTCACGCTGCCGTACCCGGTCTCCGGGGGCGGCGCATGACGATCCGGCTGCTGCTGGCGGACGACCATCCCGTGGTCCGTGCGGGCCTGAAGGCGGTGCTGTCCGCCGAGCCCGACTTCGAGATCGCCGGGGAGGCGCCGACGGCGGAGCGCGCCGTGGAACTGGCCGCGGCGGGCGGTGTGGACGTGGTGTTGATGGATCTGCAGTTCGGCACGGGCGGCGCGCACGGTGCGGAGGCGACGGCGGCGATCACCGCCCGGCCCGGCGCCCCGCGCGTCCTGGTGCTGACCACGTACGACACCGACGCGGACATCCTCGCCGCGGTGGAGGCCGGTGCGGCGGGCTACCTCCTGAAGGACGCGCCGCCGCAGGAGCTGGCCGCCGCGGTGCGCACCGCCGCCTCCGGCCGCTCTGCCCTCGCGCCCGCGGTCGCCCACCGTCTGATGGACCGCATGCGCACGCCCGCGGCCGCGCTCAGCCGCCGCGAGCTGGAGGTGCTGGAACTGGTCCGCGACGGCCTGTCCAACCTTCAGATCAGCAAGCGCCTGTTCCTGAGCCAGGCCACGGTGAAGTCCCATCTGGTGCACATCTACGCCAAGTTGGGCGTCGAGTCGCGTACCGCGGCGGTGGCGGCGGCAACCGGGCAGGGCCTCATCCGGCGCCTGAGACCGTGACGGGCACGGACACGGACGGGCCCGCCGGCGCGGACACCGGGCCTCCGGGCACGGACGGGCCCGCCGGCGCGCACACCGGGCCTCCGGGCACGGACACCGGCCGGGACTGACGGGTCCGTCAACCGCGCGGCGGCTCCGCGAACAGGTCGACCGCGGTACGCACCTGGGACAGTCCGTGCGCCAGGGCGCTGACCGAGCCGATGGATCCGGCGATCAGCAGCAGGGAGCGGCGCAGCCGCGGGATCTCGGGAGTGCCGTGGGCGGCCATCGCGGCGAGGGCGGCCAGTTCGTCCTCGGCGATGGCACGGTCGGAGAACTCCGCCGGATGCGCGGCGAGTTCACGGCGCAGCCGGGCCACGGCGGTCCGCAGTTCCGTCACCCTGGGATCCTCTTTGCCGCCGGTCGCCGGCCGCCGGTCCAAGCTCCGCAACACAGCCCCTCCCCCTCGCACGCCGTCGTGCGCCGTCCCCTCCGTGGTCCCGTCGGACATCCCTGTCGAGCGGGTCGGGCGCCGGGGGACGCCGATCAGTAAACGCCACCAGGACCGGGGTGCGCCACCGCGGGGACCGAAATTCAGCCCCCGCACACGGGCTCGACGGTGGACGGTCCGCGGTATGCAGGACCCATGACACGCGCAGAGGACGAGATCGCGGGACTGGTGCTGGCCGCCGGCGGCGGGCGGCGGCTCGGCGGGCGGCCCAAGGCGCTGCTGGCGCACCGGGGCCGGCCGCTGGTGGAGCACGCGGTCGGGACCCTGCGGGCGGCCGGATGCGAACGGGTCCACGTGGTCCTGGGCGCGCGGTCGGCCGAGGTGCGGCGGCGCGCGGCACTGGCCGGCTGCGTGCTCGTGGAGAACCCGCGCTGGGAGCAGGGCATGGGCTCCTCGCTGCGGGCCGGGCTGGACTCCCTCGCCGGTACGGGGGCCCGCGCGGCCCTGGTCCTGCTCGTGGACCAGCCCGGTGTGAGCGCCGAGGCGGTGGCCCGGGTGCGGGCCGCGTACCGGGACGAGGGCTCGCTGGTCTCGGCCGCGTACGACGGCGTGCGCGGCCATCCGGTGCTGCTCGGGGCGGCCCACTGGGGCGGCGTCGCGGAGAGCGCGACCGGCGACCGGGGGGCACGCGCCTACCTGAGGGCGCACGAGAGATCGATCACCCTCGTCGAGTGCGGGGACGTGGCACGGGCGTACGACATCGACACCGAGGCCGACCTGGGCCACCTTGAGTGAGCGGGATGGCACCGAGCGCCACCTTCACTCGACTCGAAGAATCTCGACGTCAACACACCATTGAACTTCCACCATGAGGAAACTACTATCCACACTTCAGAAGCACTCGACCGCTCCTCGGGTGCGAAATGCCGCATTCATAGCCATTGGCATCCGGTGCCACGGCGTGGTGGCACCGAACGTGGTTCGCTGAAGAAGCTCCCCCGAAGGAAGTGACAGCTCATGTCCGCACCAGCGCCGTCCCCGCTGGCCATCGTCGACGCCGAGCCCCTGCCCCGGCAGGACGAGGTCCTCTCCGACGCGGCGCTCGCCTTCGTGGCCGAGCTGCACCGGCGGTTCACGCCGCGCCGCGACGAACTTCTCGCCCGCCGGGCGCGGCGCCGCGCCGAGATCGCCCGCACCTCCACGCTCGACTTCCTCCCGGAGACGGCCGCGATCCGCGCGGACGACTCCTGGAAGGTGGCCCCGGCTCCCGCGGCCCTGAACGACCGCCGGGTCGAGATCACCGGTCCCACCGACCGCAAGATGACCATCAACGCGCTCAACTCGGGTGCGAAGGTCTGGCTCGCCGACTTCGAGGACGCCTCCGCCCCGACCTGGGAGAACGTGGTCCTCGGCCAGCTCAACCTGATCGACGCCTACACCCGGAACATCGACTTCACGGACCCCGGATCCGGCAAGTCCTACGCGCTGCGCCCGAACGAGGAGCTCGCCACGGTCGTCATGCGCCCGCGCGGCTGGCACCTGGACGAGCGCCACCTCGTCGACGCGGACGGCACCCAGGTGCCGGGCGCCTTCGTCGACTTCGGCCTGTACTTCTTCCACAACGCGCAGCGTCTGCTCGACCTCGGCAAGGGCCCGTACTTCTACCTCCCGAAGACGGAGTCGCACCTGGAGGCGCGGCTGTGGAACGACGTGTTCGTCTTCGCCCAGGACTACGTCGGCGTCCCGCAGGGCACCGTGCGCGCCACCGTCCTGATCGAGACGATCACGGCCGCGTACGAGATGGAGGAGATCCTCTACGAACTGCGCGACCACGCCGCCGGACTGAACGCGGGCCGCTGGGACTACCTGTTCTCCATCGTCAAGAACTTCCGTGACGGCGGGGCCAAGTTCGTCCTGCCGGACCGCAACGCGGTCACGATGACGGCTCCGTTCATGCGCGCCTACACCGAACTCCTCGTGCGCACCTGCCACAAGCGCGGCGCGCACGCGATCGGCGGCATGGCGGCCTTCATCCCCTCCCGCCGGGACGCCGAGGTCAACAAGGTGGCCTTCGAGAAGGTCCGCGCCGACAAGGACCGCGAGGCCGGCGACGGCTTCGACGGTTCCTGGGTGGCCCACCCCGACCTGGTGCCGATCTGCCTGGAGTCCTTCGACAAGGTCCTCGGCGACAAGCCGAACCAGAAGGACCGGCTGCGTGAGGACGTGCACGTCGAGGCGGCCGACCTGATCGCGGTCGACTCCCTCGACGCCAAGCCGACGTACGCGGGACTGGTCAACGCCGTCCAGGTCGGCATCCGTTACATCGAGGCCTGGCTGCGCGGGCTGGGCGCGGTCGCGATCTTCAACCTGATGGAGGACGCGGCCACCGCGGAGATCTCCCGCTCGCAGATCTGGCAGTGGATCAACGCGGGCGTGGAGTTCGAGAACGGCGAGAAGGTCACGCCGGAGCTGGCCCGCGAGGTCGCCGCCGAGGAACTGGAGAACATCCGCAAGGAGATCGGCGACGAGGCCTTCGCCGTCGGCCACTGGCAGCAGGCCCACGACCTGCTGCTCCAGGTCTCCCTCGACGAGGACTACGCCGACTTCCTGACCCTGCCGGCCTACCAGCAGCTCGAGGGCTGACAACCGCACCACGCGAAGCGGCCCCGGAACCCTCCGGGGCCGCTTCGCGTCATGCCCCGGCTCACCCCAGGCCCACGGACCAGCCCCGCGCCGCGACCGGTCACCCCGGGCACACGGACCAGCCCCTCGCCGCGGCCGGTCATCCCAGGTGCACGGACCAGTCCCGCGCCGCGGCCGGTCTGCCGTGCAGGTCGGGGACGTGTTTGAGCCAGTCCGGCCGGCCCGCCCGGGTCCGCGCGGCCCGCCGGGACTCCTCCGCCGCCAGCTCCTCACGGGTGGGGAAGTCGGTGGGCAGCCAGGCCGGGGTGGCCTCGACGCGGGCGGCGAGGTAGTCGACGTAGGCGTGCCGGGCCTCGTCCGGGCCGGCGAAACCGGGCTCGTCGGCGAGCCAGGCGTCCGGCACCTCGGCGAGGACGGACCGCAGCAGCTCGCGGGTCACCCTGGGGGCCAGTTCGGCGTCGGCGGCCCGCACGTCCGGCGCGTACCGGCCCAGCGCGTGGTGGCGGAAGTCGTAGGTCTTTCCCGGTTCCGAGGCGTCCCAGCGGTGGTGGAAGACCAGGGCCGCGCCGTGGTCGATGAGCCACAGGCGCGGCGGCGCGGTGCCGAAGGTCGGCCACACCATCAGGTTCGAGCTGTGGACGGTGCGGTCCACGTTCACGGTCAGCGCGTCCAGCCAGACGATCCGGCCCGCCTCCACGGGGTCCACCGGGAAGTGCTCGGCGACCTCGGGGGTGAAGTCCACGGCGCCCGGCAGGTAGTCCATGCCGAGGTTCACGCCCGGGCTCGCGTCGAGCAGGTCGCGCACCTCCTGGTGGGGTTCGTGCGCGGCG from Streptomyces sp. 6-11-2 encodes:
- the aceB gene encoding malate synthase A, which produces MSAPAPSPLAIVDAEPLPRQDEVLSDAALAFVAELHRRFTPRRDELLARRARRRAEIARTSTLDFLPETAAIRADDSWKVAPAPAALNDRRVEITGPTDRKMTINALNSGAKVWLADFEDASAPTWENVVLGQLNLIDAYTRNIDFTDPGSGKSYALRPNEELATVVMRPRGWHLDERHLVDADGTQVPGAFVDFGLYFFHNAQRLLDLGKGPYFYLPKTESHLEARLWNDVFVFAQDYVGVPQGTVRATVLIETITAAYEMEEILYELRDHAAGLNAGRWDYLFSIVKNFRDGGAKFVLPDRNAVTMTAPFMRAYTELLVRTCHKRGAHAIGGMAAFIPSRRDAEVNKVAFEKVRADKDREAGDGFDGSWVAHPDLVPICLESFDKVLGDKPNQKDRLREDVHVEAADLIAVDSLDAKPTYAGLVNAVQVGIRYIEAWLRGLGAVAIFNLMEDAATAEISRSQIWQWINAGVEFENGEKVTPELAREVAAEELENIRKEIGDEAFAVGHWQQAHDLLLQVSLDEDYADFLTLPAYQQLEG
- a CDS encoding HipA family kinase is translated as MLTEVHATRYIAPLRSGGSVPGVVEADDLGTYVVKFTGSAQGRKALVAEVIVGELARALGLRFPELVLVHFDPALAAHEPHQEVRDLLDASPGVNLGMDYLPGAVDFTPEVAEHFPVDPVEAGRIVWLDALTVNVDRTVHSSNLMVWPTFGTAPPRLWLIDHGAALVFHHRWDASEPGKTYDFRHHALGRYAPDVRAADAELAPRVTRELLRSVLAEVPDAWLADEPGFAGPDEARHAYVDYLAARVEATPAWLPTDFPTREELAAEESRRAARTRAGRPDWLKHVPDLHGRPAAARDWSVHLG